A region of Maridesulfovibrio sp. DNA encodes the following proteins:
- a CDS encoding methyl-accepting chemotaxis protein, producing MKKISIRKKLSLLIFIAVFTALVSIGISVYSSSVLAKIESGKTGDIMLEDQKEKIKATVSSMAAVLSNSVAGMTDEQEKIQKFRELIKNAFFEKDSSGYYYIYRDTVNVAHPVKPALHGKDLYDLRGKDGVYSVRELARVAKAGGGYVHFTWDKPGVDGTVPKLGYAMMIPGTDYWIGTGVYIDNIAKEVSKVEQELADVETKALLYEVGISAFIILLVLIPLGIKISGSIISPVVKTKEAAMKIASGDFDVSLDVTSKDELGELQNSLLEMANSLRDNIAEITAKEHEASQKAQEAMQASADAHTANELAERKTAELLEVASQIDDVVHSISLASDSLMTQIEQCTVGADEQASRVGETASSMEQMNATVLEVARNASEAADMVSNAQDMAGKGADIVYQAVDGIESIADQSEKLMSDMSYLGEQAEGIGDIINVINDIADQTNLLALNAAIEAARAGEAGRGFAVVADEVRKLAEKTMSATNDVASAVKVIQDEAHKNINNTVESVDKISHVTKMANEAGESLKEIVLLVTDVSAEVQSIATAAEEHSAASEEINRSVADINSISTQTSQAMNMSKNVVMDLTETIKSLSHMTERMKS from the coding sequence GTGAAAAAAATATCTATCCGTAAAAAATTAAGTCTTTTAATTTTTATCGCTGTTTTTACGGCGTTGGTTTCTATCGGCATCAGTGTGTACAGTTCCAGCGTACTTGCAAAGATTGAATCGGGTAAGACCGGTGACATTATGTTGGAGGACCAGAAGGAAAAAATTAAGGCCACTGTTTCCTCAATGGCTGCAGTCCTGTCCAACTCTGTTGCCGGAATGACTGATGAGCAAGAAAAGATACAAAAATTCAGAGAACTGATTAAAAATGCTTTTTTTGAAAAGGATTCGTCAGGTTATTATTATATATACCGCGATACAGTGAATGTCGCTCACCCTGTGAAACCGGCATTACATGGGAAAGACTTGTATGATTTGAGAGGAAAGGACGGGGTTTATTCTGTGCGCGAACTGGCACGCGTAGCAAAAGCGGGCGGTGGTTATGTTCATTTTACCTGGGATAAACCGGGTGTGGACGGCACTGTCCCCAAACTTGGATACGCGATGATGATTCCCGGAACTGACTATTGGATAGGGACAGGCGTATACATAGACAATATTGCCAAAGAAGTTTCTAAGGTTGAACAGGAATTGGCTGATGTTGAAACAAAGGCTCTGCTTTATGAAGTAGGTATTTCAGCTTTTATCATCCTGCTGGTCCTTATCCCTCTGGGAATAAAAATTTCTGGAAGTATCATTTCTCCAGTGGTGAAAACTAAGGAAGCAGCCATGAAGATAGCTTCAGGAGACTTTGATGTTTCCCTGGATGTTACCAGTAAAGATGAGTTGGGTGAACTGCAGAACTCTTTACTTGAAATGGCAAATTCTTTGCGTGACAATATTGCTGAAATAACCGCAAAAGAACATGAAGCTTCCCAGAAAGCACAGGAAGCGATGCAGGCTAGTGCAGATGCCCATACTGCAAATGAATTAGCTGAACGCAAAACTGCAGAATTGTTGGAAGTCGCCAGCCAGATTGATGATGTGGTGCATTCCATATCCTTAGCCTCTGATAGTCTTATGACTCAGATTGAGCAGTGTACTGTCGGGGCTGATGAGCAGGCAAGTAGGGTTGGCGAAACTGCCAGTTCAATGGAGCAGATGAACGCTACTGTGCTTGAAGTTGCCCGGAATGCATCAGAAGCGGCTGACATGGTCAGTAATGCTCAGGATATGGCCGGAAAAGGTGCAGATATTGTATATCAGGCAGTTGACGGCATAGAGAGTATTGCCGATCAGTCAGAAAAATTAATGAGTGATATGTCTTACCTGGGAGAACAGGCTGAAGGTATCGGTGACATAATCAATGTGATTAACGATATCGCTGATCAGACAAATCTCTTGGCTTTGAATGCGGCTATTGAAGCGGCTCGGGCGGGTGAAGCAGGAAGAGGGTTTGCTGTTGTGGCAGATGAAGTCCGCAAACTGGCAGAAAAAACCATGAGTGCCACTAATGATGTAGCCAGCGCTGTTAAAGTTATTCAGGATGAAGCCCATAAAAACATTAATAATACGGTTGAATCTGTAGATAAGATTTCTCATGTTACCAAGATGGCAAATGAAGCAGGGGAATCTCTTAAAGAAATAGTTCTTTTAGTTACTGATGTTTCCGCTGAAGTTCAGTCCATTGCTACCGCTGCGGAAGAGCATAGTGCTGCAAGTGAAGAAATTAATAGAAGTGTTGCCGATATTAATAGTATCTCAACACAGACATCGCAGGCTATGAATATGTCCAAAAACGTTGTAATGGATTTAACTGAGACCATCAAATCATTGAGCCATATGACTGAAAGAATGAAAAGTTAA
- the fdnG gene encoding formate dehydrogenase-N subunit alpha, translating into MNISRRGFMKLAGVGVASIGMSQLGLDLSPTKAYAAGLKIKGAKEVISICPFCSVSCHFIAHVKDGKIVSTEGDPDYPVSEGALCAKGAAMLSMHNSHHRIEKPLYRAPYSTEWEEKSWDWVLDRIARRVKETRDADFKRFNDKGQEVNRVESIFHLGTSQMDNEECAVVHQGVRGLGLVHFDHQARIUHSATVAALAESFGRGAMTNHWCDIENADSILIIGSNAAEHHPISFKWVLRAKDKGAKVMHVDPKFSRTSARSDFHVPLRSGTDIAFMGGMINYVLENDLYFKEYVANYTNAAFIVGKDFKFSRGLFTGYDKKSRKYDKSKWAFELDKNGVPKRDESMKHSRCVLQQLKKHYSRYSLSKVSSITGVSKDNLLKVYKEFSGTGKRDKAGTIMYALGWTQHTVGVQNIRSSAILQLLLGNIGVAGGGINALRGEPNVQGSTDHCILWHILPGYLPMPKASMGSFEEYTKATTPVSHDPQSANWWQHKPKYMASLLKGWRGDNATADNGFGYQMLPKADDGEDYSYLFIFDRMYRGDIRGGFAFGTNPAMSVPNSNKVRKALDNLDWLVVGEIHHTETSENWHRPGVDPTSNKTEVFLLPSAQRAEKAGSISSSGRWLLWHYEACRPMGESKSMGEMYVDIINHVRRLYNKENGAYPEPLLSLDWPAYYDAEDVAQRINGRFTEDVEFKGKKYKKGQQVPSFVALKDDGSTSSLNWLYAGSYTEEAGNKAKIRSLKQTPMQAKINLYPNYAWCWPVNRRILYNRASVDLNGKPYAPEKAVIEWDGSKWIGDVPDGGWPPNATGKGRYPFIMRKEGHGQLYGPGLQDGPFPDHYEPVETPIKSHPFSSQLSSPVYKFTTSDMDKLAKPADDRYPIVLTTYSLTEHWCGGGDTRNTPALLEAEPQLYVEMSPELAKEKGIENGDPVIVESIRGRVEAIAMVTVRMTPFEIKGDTVHEVGMPFCFGWTSRGCGDSTNRLTPSVGDPNTTIPEYKASLVNIRKAKKLTEIEE; encoded by the coding sequence ATGAATATTTCACGGCGAGGGTTCATGAAACTTGCGGGCGTTGGTGTCGCAAGTATAGGTATGAGCCAACTGGGACTTGATCTATCCCCGACGAAGGCTTACGCCGCCGGACTGAAGATCAAGGGCGCCAAGGAAGTTATTTCTATCTGTCCGTTCTGTTCGGTCAGCTGCCATTTCATCGCCCATGTTAAAGACGGCAAGATCGTCAGCACTGAAGGCGATCCTGATTACCCGGTAAGTGAAGGTGCTCTCTGTGCGAAGGGTGCGGCCATGCTTTCCATGCATAACAGCCATCACCGTATTGAGAAGCCTCTTTACCGTGCGCCTTACAGCACCGAGTGGGAAGAAAAGAGCTGGGACTGGGTGCTTGACCGCATCGCCCGCCGCGTAAAGGAAACACGTGATGCAGACTTCAAACGGTTCAACGACAAAGGTCAGGAAGTCAACCGTGTAGAATCAATTTTCCATCTTGGTACATCACAGATGGATAACGAGGAGTGTGCAGTTGTCCATCAGGGTGTACGCGGCCTCGGCCTGGTGCATTTTGATCACCAGGCACGTATCTGACACAGCGCAACAGTTGCGGCTCTGGCAGAGTCGTTCGGGCGCGGTGCGATGACCAACCACTGGTGCGATATTGAAAATGCGGACTCTATCCTGATTATCGGTAGTAACGCCGCAGAGCACCATCCTATCTCCTTCAAATGGGTATTGCGGGCCAAGGACAAAGGCGCCAAGGTCATGCATGTTGACCCCAAATTCTCACGTACCTCCGCGAGAAGTGATTTCCATGTACCGCTCAGATCCGGTACCGATATCGCTTTCATGGGTGGTATGATCAATTATGTCCTTGAGAATGACCTTTATTTCAAGGAATACGTAGCCAATTATACCAATGCGGCTTTTATTGTCGGTAAAGACTTCAAGTTCTCTCGCGGTCTGTTTACCGGATACGATAAGAAATCCCGCAAGTACGACAAGTCAAAATGGGCTTTCGAGCTGGACAAAAACGGTGTTCCCAAGCGGGATGAATCCATGAAGCATTCCCGTTGCGTACTCCAGCAGCTCAAGAAGCATTACTCTCGCTATTCCCTCTCAAAAGTGTCCAGTATCACCGGAGTCTCCAAAGACAATCTGCTCAAGGTTTACAAAGAGTTCTCCGGCACAGGCAAGCGCGATAAGGCCGGAACAATTATGTATGCTCTGGGCTGGACCCAGCACACTGTCGGCGTACAGAACATCCGTTCCAGTGCCATACTGCAGCTTCTGCTCGGTAATATCGGCGTAGCCGGGGGCGGCATTAACGCCCTGCGCGGTGAGCCGAACGTACAGGGGTCCACCGACCATTGTATTCTCTGGCATATCCTGCCCGGTTACCTGCCCATGCCCAAAGCGAGCATGGGGTCTTTTGAGGAATACACCAAGGCCACTACCCCGGTCTCCCATGATCCGCAGAGTGCCAACTGGTGGCAGCACAAGCCTAAGTATATGGCTTCCCTGCTCAAAGGCTGGCGCGGCGATAATGCCACAGCCGATAACGGTTTCGGCTACCAGATGCTGCCTAAGGCAGATGACGGCGAAGACTATTCCTACCTCTTTATCTTCGACCGCATGTATCGTGGCGACATCAGGGGCGGTTTCGCTTTTGGAACCAATCCGGCCATGAGTGTGCCCAACTCCAACAAGGTCCGTAAGGCTCTCGATAACCTCGACTGGCTGGTCGTGGGGGAAATCCACCACACCGAGACCTCGGAGAACTGGCATCGTCCGGGGGTTGATCCCACCAGCAACAAGACTGAGGTCTTTCTGCTTCCTTCTGCCCAGCGCGCGGAAAAAGCAGGGTCCATCAGTTCTTCAGGCCGCTGGTTGCTCTGGCATTATGAAGCGTGTCGTCCCATGGGTGAATCCAAGAGCATGGGGGAAATGTATGTGGACATCATCAATCACGTACGCCGCCTCTATAACAAAGAGAACGGAGCCTACCCTGAGCCTCTGCTTTCCCTCGACTGGCCCGCGTACTACGATGCCGAAGACGTTGCCCAGCGCATCAACGGACGTTTTACCGAAGATGTTGAATTCAAGGGTAAGAAATATAAAAAAGGGCAGCAGGTTCCTTCCTTTGTAGCTCTCAAGGACGACGGTTCCACATCATCACTTAACTGGCTTTATGCCGGTAGCTATACTGAAGAAGCAGGCAATAAGGCTAAGATCCGCAGTCTTAAACAGACTCCCATGCAGGCTAAGATCAACCTTTATCCCAACTATGCATGGTGCTGGCCTGTTAACCGCCGGATTCTCTATAACCGTGCCTCCGTCGATCTCAATGGTAAGCCTTATGCTCCTGAAAAGGCCGTTATTGAGTGGGACGGTTCCAAATGGATAGGTGACGTTCCTGATGGCGGATGGCCGCCGAATGCAACCGGTAAGGGGCGTTATCCCTTCATCATGCGCAAGGAAGGACATGGGCAGCTTTACGGTCCCGGTCTTCAGGATGGACCTTTCCCCGATCATTATGAGCCGGTGGAAACCCCCATCAAGAGTCATCCGTTCTCGAGTCAGCTGAGCAGCCCGGTTTACAAGTTCACTACCAGTGACATGGATAAACTGGCCAAGCCTGCTGATGATCGCTACCCCATCGTTTTGACTACCTACAGTCTGACCGAACACTGGTGCGGCGGTGGAGATACCCGTAACACTCCGGCTCTGCTTGAAGCTGAACCGCAGCTTTATGTGGAAATGAGCCCTGAGCTGGCTAAGGAGAAAGGTATTGAAAACGGTGATCCGGTTATCGTGGAAAGTATCCGAGGCAGGGTTGAAGCTATTGCCATGGTTACCGTGCGTATGACTCCCTTTGAGATCAAAGGAGATACCGTACATGAAGTTGGCATGCCTTTCTGTTTCGGCTGGACCTCCCGTGGTTGCGGTGACTCTACCAACCGACTTACCCCGTCAGTTGGTGATCCCAACACTACCATTCCCGAGTACAAGGCCTCACTGGTGAATATTCGCAAAGCGAAGAAGCTCACCGAGATCGAAGAATAA
- a CDS encoding 4Fe-4S dicluster domain-containing protein produces the protein MPKAFFVDTSRCTACRGCQVACKEWHDLPAVKTKQRGTHQNPPDLNPFNYKLVRFSEHRINGKVEWYFFPDQCRHCDVPPCKDIADAYVSGAVIKDEDTGAVIFTDQSKRLAADECQEMTEACPYNIPRRNTGTGMMTKCDMCIDRQQAGLIPVCVKTCPTGTMNFGEHEEMVALAEKALERVKKDYPNAQIIDADEVNVIYLVQDKPELYYEYVTADASGTGKGVTRKEFLANLAKPAKRVFG, from the coding sequence ATGCCTAAAGCATTCTTTGTCGATACTTCCAGATGTACGGCTTGCCGCGGTTGCCAGGTTGCCTGTAAGGAATGGCACGATCTGCCCGCAGTGAAAACCAAGCAGCGCGGTACCCATCAGAACCCGCCGGACTTGAATCCCTTTAACTACAAACTGGTCCGTTTCAGCGAGCACCGCATCAACGGCAAGGTCGAGTGGTATTTTTTCCCCGACCAGTGTCGCCATTGCGACGTGCCTCCCTGCAAGGACATTGCTGATGCATACGTCTCCGGTGCGGTCATCAAGGATGAAGATACCGGGGCGGTCATCTTCACTGACCAGAGCAAGCGTCTTGCTGCAGACGAGTGTCAGGAAATGACCGAAGCATGCCCTTACAACATTCCACGCCGCAATACCGGAACCGGAATGATGACCAAGTGCGACATGTGCATTGACCGTCAGCAGGCCGGTTTGATCCCTGTCTGTGTCAAGACCTGTCCCACCGGAACCATGAACTTCGGGGAACATGAAGAAATGGTCGCTCTTGCTGAAAAAGCACTTGAGCGGGTCAAGAAAGACTACCCCAATGCCCAGATAATTGATGCTGATGAAGTCAACGTCATCTATCTGGTGCAGGATAAGCCCGAACTCTATTACGAGTACGTCACTGCAGATGCCTCAGGTACCGGCAAAGGCGTAACCCGCAAAGAGTTCCTCGCTAATCTCGCCAAGCCTGCAAAACGAGTGTTTGGATAA
- a CDS encoding formate dehydrogenase accessory protein FdhE: protein MSNIKKKHDVQAGLLALRKRMPALENIFDGFGPLVLAQEKAEELLADWDGYKIPEPYAPRFDQGAALLADMELPDLGKKYHAVFMLVASALAEGIPIISKQVDEIIGAVGEVENFNDLPKAIWDEDSKLLRSLIDEWKVDDQILTFIGTLALKPFMVRMEPEAAKAIENMAWHKGYCPICGTFPDLALLRKSGDDNAYLKSHGGQRWLHCSGCGHEWRFKRNTCPWCENEDHEKLRYLKAEESQNERVDVCKACNHYFVTIDTRELTDQPDPRIAPLGLVHLDIRAQEESYLPLVETPWNVL from the coding sequence ATGAGTAACATTAAAAAGAAACATGATGTACAGGCGGGGTTGCTTGCTTTGCGTAAGAGAATGCCTGCTCTGGAAAATATTTTTGATGGATTCGGTCCGCTTGTTCTCGCACAGGAAAAAGCGGAAGAGCTTTTGGCTGATTGGGACGGATACAAGATCCCTGAACCATATGCGCCGCGCTTTGATCAGGGAGCGGCTCTGCTGGCAGATATGGAACTGCCCGATCTCGGCAAAAAATACCATGCTGTGTTTATGCTGGTGGCAAGTGCTCTGGCTGAGGGAATTCCGATTATTTCAAAGCAGGTGGACGAGATTATTGGCGCAGTAGGGGAAGTTGAAAATTTTAATGATCTTCCCAAGGCGATTTGGGATGAAGATTCCAAGCTGTTGCGTTCGCTGATTGATGAGTGGAAAGTTGACGACCAGATTCTGACTTTTATCGGAACTCTCGCACTTAAACCGTTTATGGTCCGCATGGAGCCTGAGGCTGCAAAGGCAATTGAAAATATGGCATGGCACAAGGGGTATTGTCCGATTTGCGGTACCTTTCCTGATCTGGCTCTGCTCAGAAAGTCCGGCGATGACAATGCCTACCTCAAATCACATGGCGGACAGCGCTGGTTGCATTGCTCCGGCTGTGGTCACGAGTGGCGCTTCAAGCGCAATACCTGTCCTTGGTGCGAGAACGAGGATCATGAAAAATTGCGTTACCTGAAAGCGGAAGAAAGCCAGAACGAAAGGGTGGACGTCTGTAAAGCCTGCAACCATTATTTCGTAACCATCGATACCCGTGAACTTACCGATCAGCCTGACCCGCGTATTGCCCCGCTTGGGCTTGTTCATCTGGACATCAGAGCTCAGGAGGAAAGCTATTTGCCATTGGTTGAGACACCTTGGAATGTGTTGTAA
- the thiE gene encoding thiamine phosphate synthase: MSTRKITRQNILDTDIYCLTALKFSNGRSNIEVVRQMLDNGIKLIQYREKEIKSGQKYEECMEIRRMTREAGAAFIVNDDIDLAMMVEADGIHIGQEDFPVHAVRKLIGEDMAIGLSTHAPEEALAAVEAGVDYIGVGPIFKTYTKDDVVDPVGFEYLDWVVKNIEIPFVAIGGIKEHNIAEVMNRGAKCVAIVTEIVGADDIGGMIGKLRAAIK; this comes from the coding sequence ATGAGCACCAGAAAAATCACCCGCCAAAATATCCTTGATACCGATATCTACTGCCTGACCGCCCTGAAATTCTCCAATGGGCGCTCCAACATAGAAGTGGTCCGTCAGATGCTTGATAATGGAATCAAACTGATTCAGTACCGGGAGAAAGAAATTAAATCCGGCCAAAAATATGAAGAATGCATGGAAATCCGCCGCATGACCCGCGAGGCCGGAGCCGCCTTCATCGTCAATGACGACATCGATCTCGCCATGATGGTTGAAGCTGACGGAATCCACATCGGACAAGAAGATTTCCCTGTCCATGCCGTACGCAAGCTTATCGGTGAAGATATGGCTATAGGTCTCTCCACCCATGCGCCCGAAGAAGCTCTCGCTGCAGTGGAAGCAGGTGTGGATTACATCGGGGTCGGCCCCATTTTCAAGACTTACACCAAAGATGATGTAGTTGACCCGGTAGGCTTCGAATACCTCGACTGGGTGGTTAAAAATATCGAAATTCCTTTTGTCGCCATTGGTGGAATTAAGGAACACAACATTGCCGAGGTCATGAACCGGGGAGCAAAATGCGTGGCTATTGTTACCGAGATTGTCGGGGCGGATGATATCGGGGGCATGATCGGTAAACTGCGTGCAGCAATAAAATAA
- the thiF gene encoding sulfur carrier protein ThiS adenylyltransferase ThiF has translation MNRAEQGIAKYLGKDLLRQLQRIRIGIAGAGGLGSNCAMHLVRSGFRQFVLADFDRIEESNLNRQFYFMEQTGKSKVEALCDNLQSINPDLDITAHVKEVSRENVHDLFDGCDVIIEAFDDAAAKKALVETFLPTGKLLVTASGMGGTGNSDEIKTRKVRDNFYIVGDMKTECNAETPPFSPRVAICAAKQADIVLSHYLNKFKEAE, from the coding sequence GTGAACCGCGCCGAACAAGGCATAGCAAAATATCTCGGCAAGGATCTGTTGCGGCAACTGCAGAGAATCCGCATCGGCATTGCAGGCGCGGGAGGACTGGGTTCCAACTGCGCCATGCACCTTGTCCGCAGTGGATTCAGGCAATTTGTCCTCGCCGACTTCGACCGCATTGAGGAATCGAACCTCAACCGCCAGTTCTATTTTATGGAGCAAACCGGCAAAAGCAAAGTTGAAGCCCTCTGCGACAACCTGCAATCCATCAACCCGGACCTCGACATCACTGCCCATGTGAAAGAGGTCAGCCGAGAAAATGTGCATGATCTTTTTGACGGTTGTGATGTAATCATCGAAGCCTTCGATGATGCCGCAGCCAAAAAAGCGCTGGTGGAGACCTTTCTGCCCACGGGTAAACTGCTGGTCACAGCATCCGGTATGGGGGGTACGGGCAACAGCGATGAAATCAAAACCCGCAAGGTCCGCGACAATTTCTACATTGTCGGAGATATGAAAACCGAGTGCAACGCCGAGACCCCGCCCTTCTCGCCCCGGGTAGCAATCTGCGCGGCTAAACAGGCCGATATTGTGCTCAGCCACTATCTTAACAAATTCAAAGAAGCGGAATAA
- the thiH gene encoding 2-iminoacetate synthase ThiH: MSFYPICAEYNDAPLAEQFGSVTEHDVRRALNKTTLSPEDFLALLSPAAIPFLEEMAAKASQLTLQNFGRTIQLFTPLYMANFCTNRCVYCGFNTKNNIPRSQLGPEELEKEARAIAATGLKHLLILTGDARAKSSPEYIESAVKILRKHFPSVSIEIYAMTEEEYSRQVEVGVDGMTMFQETYNEELYPELHPSGPKHDYRFRLDAPERACKAGMRVVNIGALLGLDEWRHDALKTGIHAAYLQNKYPEVDIAVSLPRIRTHVGDAFTPKSLVSDTDLVQNMLALRIFLPRCGITISTREAPDFRENILPLGVTRMSAGVSTEVGGHTGEEEEKVGQFDISDGRSVDEMCAVLRRHGYQPVFKDWHPLQEAS; this comes from the coding sequence ATGAGCTTCTACCCCATCTGCGCCGAATACAACGACGCCCCCCTTGCCGAGCAATTCGGCTCCGTAACTGAACACGATGTCAGGCGCGCCCTTAACAAGACAACTTTAAGCCCGGAAGACTTTCTTGCCCTGTTAAGCCCCGCAGCAATTCCCTTTCTTGAAGAAATGGCAGCCAAAGCCAGCCAACTGACGCTGCAGAACTTCGGAAGGACTATTCAACTTTTTACCCCGCTTTATATGGCCAACTTCTGCACCAACAGATGCGTATACTGCGGCTTCAACACCAAGAACAACATCCCCCGCTCCCAACTCGGGCCGGAAGAACTTGAAAAAGAAGCCAGGGCCATAGCAGCGACAGGACTCAAGCACCTGCTCATCCTTACCGGGGATGCACGGGCCAAATCTTCTCCGGAATACATTGAATCCGCGGTGAAAATCCTGCGTAAACATTTTCCATCCGTATCCATTGAAATATACGCCATGACCGAGGAAGAATATTCCCGGCAGGTAGAGGTTGGCGTAGACGGCATGACCATGTTTCAGGAAACCTACAACGAAGAACTTTACCCTGAACTGCATCCGTCAGGTCCCAAGCATGATTACCGCTTCCGCCTTGATGCCCCGGAAAGGGCCTGCAAAGCTGGCATGCGCGTGGTCAACATCGGTGCCCTGCTCGGTCTGGATGAATGGCGGCACGACGCCCTGAAAACCGGCATCCACGCCGCCTATCTGCAGAACAAATATCCCGAAGTGGACATAGCTGTTTCCCTGCCGCGCATCCGTACCCATGTTGGTGACGCATTCACCCCGAAATCCCTCGTCAGCGACACGGACCTTGTGCAAAACATGTTGGCCCTGCGTATTTTCCTGCCCCGCTGCGGAATCACCATTTCCACCCGCGAGGCCCCTGATTTCCGCGAAAACATCCTTCCGCTGGGCGTAACCCGCATGTCGGCAGGCGTTTCCACCGAAGTAGGCGGTCATACCGGCGAAGAGGAAGAAAAAGTGGGCCAGTTCGACATCAGCGATGGACGCAGTGTGGACGAAATGTGCGCGGTACTGCGCAGACACGGTTATCAGCCTGTTTTTAAAGACTGGCATCCCCTGCAGGAAGCATCGTGA
- a CDS encoding thiazole synthase has product MNNDSFKLGGLEFESRLLTGTGKYADDSIIPDVCEASGSQIITVALRRVDLESETGNVMDFIPKHMQLLPNTSGARTAEEAVRIARLAKAMGCGNWIKIEVISDNKYLLPDGYETAKATEILAKEGFVVLPYVNADLYIARSLVDAGAAAVMPLGAPIGTNRGLKTREMVRILIDEIDLPIIVDAGIGRPSEACEAMEMGADACLVNTAIATASDPKVMAKAFGRAVKAGRDAYLSGPGAKHSHAKASSPLTGFLHEG; this is encoded by the coding sequence ATGAACAATGATTCTTTTAAACTTGGCGGTCTTGAATTTGAAAGCCGCCTGCTGACCGGAACAGGCAAATACGCCGACGATTCCATCATCCCGGATGTTTGTGAAGCTTCCGGTTCCCAGATCATTACCGTGGCCCTGCGCCGTGTTGATCTGGAATCCGAAACCGGAAATGTCATGGATTTTATTCCCAAACACATGCAGCTGCTGCCCAATACTTCCGGCGCACGCACTGCCGAAGAAGCCGTCCGCATCGCCAGACTCGCCAAAGCCATGGGCTGCGGCAACTGGATCAAGATTGAAGTTATTTCCGACAACAAGTACCTGCTTCCCGACGGCTACGAAACCGCCAAGGCAACTGAAATACTTGCCAAGGAAGGATTCGTGGTTCTGCCGTACGTTAACGCGGACCTCTACATAGCCCGTTCGCTGGTTGATGCCGGAGCCGCTGCAGTCATGCCGCTGGGTGCTCCTATCGGAACCAACCGGGGCCTTAAAACCCGTGAAATGGTCCGCATCCTGATCGATGAAATCGACCTGCCGATTATTGTCGATGCCGGAATAGGACGCCCATCCGAAGCATGCGAAGCCATGGAAATGGGAGCTGATGCCTGTCTGGTAAACACCGCCATTGCCACCGCAAGTGACCCCAAAGTGATGGCTAAAGCCTTTGGCCGGGCAGTAAAAGCCGGACGAGATGCCTACCTCTCAGGTCCCGGAGCAAAACACAGCCATGCCAAGGCGTCCTCACCACTTACCGGATTCCTGCACGAAGGATAA
- the thiS gene encoding sulfur carrier protein ThiS, with protein MIVRLNGKEAELTASITILELLESKNLAPETVVVEVNMEIIPAESYGSTKINDGDHLEILRFVGGG; from the coding sequence ATGATCGTAAGACTAAATGGTAAGGAAGCCGAACTGACCGCTAGCATAACCATCCTCGAACTGCTGGAATCAAAAAATCTCGCACCGGAGACTGTGGTTGTTGAAGTCAACATGGAAATCATTCCTGCGGAAAGTTACGGCTCCACGAAAATAAATGACGGGGACCACCTCGAAATACTGCGCTTTGTAGGCGGAGGTTGA